A section of the Ciona intestinalis chromosome 4, KH, whole genome shotgun sequence genome encodes:
- the LOC100177017 gene encoding mediator of RNA polymerase II transcription subunit 21-like, translating into MSDRLTQLQDAVNQLAEHFCNGVGILQQSAVPGSFAGLEKSGSKEPAVTNDDTIRLFSTLITKTAKDIDVLIDSLPSEESTPELQAKYLAKLEQENQDAAARLRTFVDKGEEQLAEIQKALVEIAQAQLQARSIEANVVCGINPTTSIPREDEITGDFSDLPQR; encoded by the exons ATGTCTGACCGTCTCACACAGCTACAAGATGCAGTGAACCAG CTTGCAGAACACTTTTGCAATGGAGTTGGAATTCTTCAACAATCTGCTGTCCCAGGTTCATTTGCTGGGTTGGAAAAATCTGGAAGCAAAGAACCTGCTGTCACTAATGATG ACACCATTCGCcttttttcaactttaataACAAAGACTGCGAAAGACATCGACGTTTTAATTGATTCTCTGCCAAGTGAAGAAAGCACACCTGAGTTACAG GCAAAATACCTGGCAAAACTCGAACAAGAAAACCAGGATGCAGCAGCAAGGCTACGTACGTTTGTAGACAAAGGTGAGGAACAGTTAGCTGAGATACAGAAAGCTCTCGTGGAAATTGCACAAGCTCAACTCCAAGCAAGAAGCATTGag GCGAATGTTGTATGTGGTATCAACCCAACAACATCAATACCAAGGGAAGATGAAATAACAGGAGATTTTTCCGACCTTCCACAACGGTGA
- the LOC100177793 gene encoding phosphorylated adapter RNA export protein, protein MQWCPPKEVQDSSDEDGEVRSSNDEDDDVVVAPSTSHTAPPRKTRMKNIWSSVLADQSSDDISSSMGTVGMKRFMSRGPESFSLELAYKDQESFPDDNEQVNDIDHEIENYMNQQTKPVQENGGTAIKKTALKRKRSKGNAKPGNVPQYKPGQMVKLNRRCEVCESDSEEKVAEELIFRLWEKKRDLMRKIVHTIGVPAALLLYSKTEMLELSGGLMTLQGSRRRTPGGTFLHLLRNQEGIDQNEVNRIFEEDSLREREQWMSAKRAKKQGKEVGVNRASAPPASERILEVAPDNPKFASFGVTPHNSPSVDMAEDVTES, encoded by the coding sequence ATGCAATGGTGTCCCCCAAAAGAAGTCCAGGACTCTTCAGATGAGGATGGAGAGGTACGAAGCTCAAATGATGAAGATGATGATGTTGTAGTTGCTCCATCTACATCACATACAGCTCCTCCTCGAAAAACAAGgatgaaaaatatttggagCTCTGTTTTAGCTGATCAAAGTTCTGATGATATATCAAGCAGCATGGGAACAGTGGGTATGAAGCGTTTTATGTCAAGAGGACCAGAGTCATTTTCTCTTGAACTTGCTTATAAAGATCAAGAGAGCTTTCCAGACGACAATGAACAAGTGAATGACATTGATCATGAGATAGAGAATTACATGAACCAACAAACTAAGCCTGTGCAAGAAAATGGAGGTACAGCTATCAAAAAGACAGCTTTAAAACGCAAGCGATCAAAAGGTAATGCGAAACCAGGTAACGTACCACAATATAAACCTGGACAGATGGTTAAGTTGAACAGGCGCTGTGAGGTTTGTGAGAGTGACAGTGAAGAGAAAGTAGCTGAAGAATTAATCTTTAGACTGTGGGAAAAGAAAAGGGATTTAATGCGAAAAATTGTCCACACTATCGGAGTGCCCGCTGCGCTTTTGCTGTATAGTAAAACTGAAATGTTAGAACTGAGTGGAGGTCTTATGACACTCCAAGGCAGTCGACGTCGCACACCAGGCGGGACTTTCCTTCATCTGCTCCGGAACCAAGAAGGAATTGATCAGAATGAAGTAAACCGCATTTTTGAAGAGGACTCACTGAGAGAACGGGAGCAGTGGATGTCTGCGAAGAGAGCGAAGAAGCAAGGGAAGGAGGTAGGAGTTAACAGAGCAAGTGCTCCTCCTGCTTCAGAGCGCATATTGGAGGTTGCTCCTGATAATCCAAAATTTGCATCTTTTGGAGTAACTCCCCATAACAGCCCATCTGTCGATATGGCTGAAGATGTGACAGAATCTTGA
- the LOC108949438 gene encoding uncharacterized protein LOC108949438 isoform X1, which produces MGKKQANKKGGDNAQLIKKGGDNTQPKSMGPQNGGQKPSSDPAPTRNRGSSDPAPTRTKESNSSLWCMIFLITVGCGCAFSFFMYEMDLTKTALVKEIEQLSKELETVASLRSDIKANKASLNGLSKVQDSFEAMKDQMKQSEQSTRSFNVEIPKLSSRVKQSEETLKNQLTHMEKSIQQLEARNSERISLLEQFNAKEIERLTKLTVETKQLAEGLRANHADLQQNMKTEISDSLRKVVQDVAQLQASVEYFNTKETSLQEEISKMKLKSVTDVDLNEVKEQVLQLTDKATKTGNAYASVQGAIDDASQRFESQISVLTAHVKSGKDELSMMREEVNGLRQLSDEIKKMAEPQAQEAAKPKEKKP; this is translated from the coding sequence atgggGAAAAAACAAGCCAATAAAAAAGGGGGTGATAATGcacaactaataaaaaaagggGGTGATAATACACAACCAAAATCTATGGGGCCTCAAAATGGGGGTCAAAAGCCATCAAGTGACCCTGCACCGACCAGGAACCGAGGATCAAGTGACCCTGCACCGACCAGAACCAAGGAGTCAAATAGCAGTCTCTGGTGTATGATATTTCTCATCACTGTGGGATGTGGATGTGCATTCTCCTTCTTCATGTATGAAATGGATCTCACAAAGACAGCACTTGTCAAAGAGATTGAACAACTTTCAAAGGAGCTTGAAACTGTGGCATCATTGAGATCTGACATCAAAGCCAACAAAGCAAGTTTAAACGGTTTGTCCAAGGTTCAGGATTCATTTGAAGCAATGAAGGATCAAATGAAGCAATCTGAGCAGAGCACACGCAGTTTTAATGTTGAGATTCCAAAATTATCATCAAGAGTCAAGCAAAGTGAAGAAACTCTGAAGAATCAACTTACTCACATGGAAAAGTCCATACAGCAACTTGAGGCAAGAAACTCCGAGAGAATTTCCCTGTTGGAGCAGTTTAATGCTAAAGAGATTGAAAGATTGACTAAATTAACTGTTGAGACAAAACAGCTTGCTGAAGGACTGAGAGCCAATCATGCAGatttacaacaaaacatgAAAACGGAAATTTCTGATTCTCTGAGAAAAGTGGTTCAAGATGTAGCTCAATTGCAGGCTTCTGTTGAGTATTTCAACACAAAGGAAACTTCCCTGCAGGAGGAAATATCTAAGATGAAGCTCAAGTCTGTCACCGATGTGGATCTGAATGAAGTGAAAGAACAGGTTCTTCAACTCACAGATAAAGCCACAAAAACTGGGAATGCGTACGCCAGTGTACAAGGTGCCATTGACGATGCATCTCAGCGGTTTGAATCTCAAATCTCCGTGCTTACTGCTCATGTGAAGTCCGGTAAAGATGAATTATCCATGATGCGTGAAGAAGTGAATGGTCTTCGCCAATTAAGTGATGAGATTAAAAAGATGGCAGAACCACAGGCCCAAGAAGCTGCAAAACCAAAGGAGAAAAAACCTTAG
- the LOC108949438 gene encoding uncharacterized protein LOC108949438 isoform X2, translating to MGKKQANKKGGDNAQLIKKGGDNTQPKSMGPQNGGQKPSSDPAPTRRTKESNSSLWCMIFLITVGCGCAFSFFMYEMDLTKTALVKEIEQLSKELETVASLRSDIKANKASLNGLSKVQDSFEAMKDQMKQSEQSTRSFNVEIPKLSSRVKQSEETLKNQLTHMEKSIQQLEARNSERISLLEQFNAKEIERLTKLTVETKQLAEGLRANHADLQQNMKTEISDSLRKVVQDVAQLQASVEYFNTKETSLQEEISKMKLKSVTDVDLNEVKEQVLQLTDKATKTGNAYASVQGAIDDASQRFESQISVLTAHVKSGKDELSMMREEVNGLRQLSDEIKKMAEPQAQEAAKPKEKKP from the exons atgggGAAAAAACAAGCCAATAAAAAAGGGGGTGATAATGcacaactaataaaaaaagggGGTGATAATACACAACCAAAATCTATGGGGCCTCAAAATGGGGGTCAAAAGCCATCAAGTGACCCTGCACCGACCAGG AGAACCAAGGAGTCAAATAGCAGTCTCTGGTGTATGATATTTCTCATCACTGTGGGATGTGGATGTGCATTCTCCTTCTTCATGTATGAAATGGATCTCACAAAGACAGCACTTGTCAAAGAGATTGAACAACTTTCAAAGGAGCTTGAAACTGTGGCATCATTGAGATCTGACATCAAAGCCAACAAAGCAAGTTTAAACGGTTTGTCCAAGGTTCAGGATTCATTTGAAGCAATGAAGGATCAAATGAAGCAATCTGAGCAGAGCACACGCAGTTTTAATGTTGAGATTCCAAAATTATCATCAAGAGTCAAGCAAAGTGAAGAAACTCTGAAGAATCAACTTACTCACATGGAAAAGTCCATACAGCAACTTGAGGCAAGAAACTCCGAGAGAATTTCCCTGTTGGAGCAGTTTAATGCTAAAGAGATTGAAAGATTGACTAAATTAACTGTTGAGACAAAACAGCTTGCTGAAGGACTGAGAGCCAATCATGCAGatttacaacaaaacatgAAAACGGAAATTTCTGATTCTCTGAGAAAAGTGGTTCAAGATGTAGCTCAATTGCAGGCTTCTGTTGAGTATTTCAACACAAAGGAAACTTCCCTGCAGGAGGAAATATCTAAGATGAAGCTCAAGTCTGTCACCGATGTGGATCTGAATGAAGTGAAAGAACAGGTTCTTCAACTCACAGATAAAGCCACAAAAACTGGGAATGCGTACGCCAGTGTACAAGGTGCCATTGACGATGCATCTCAGCGGTTTGAATCTCAAATCTCCGTGCTTACTGCTCATGTGAAGTCCGGTAAAGATGAATTATCCATGATGCGTGAAGAAGTGAATGGTCTTCGCCAATTAAGTGATGAGATTAAAAAGATGGCAGAACCACAGGCCCAAGAAGCTGCAAAACCAAAGGAGAAAAAACCTTAG
- the LOC101242182 gene encoding lisH domain-containing protein FOPNL-like encodes MATVDALKKALVESLETKGVMGKLKAQVRTEVYKAMDDPSVEKPKLSNENLLINELIREYLQFNRYKYSDSVLVAETGQPEVQLDRKFLCKELNVEDTEETIQIPLLYSVLEAFVKQNRIGNSQRTGLCRNTPDS; translated from the coding sequence ATGGCTACAGTTGATGCTCTGAAGAAAGCTCTTGTGGAGTCCCTAGAAACAAAAGGAGTGATGGGAAAACTAAAAGCACAAGTCCGTACTGAAGTCTACAAAGCTATGGATGACCCTTCTGTTGAAAAACCAAAACTAAGCAATGAGAATCTTCTTATAAATGAGCTGATAAGAGAATATCTTCAGTTTAACAGATACAAGTACTCCGATTCAGTTTTAGTTGCGGAAACAGGCCAACCAGAGGTACAACTTGACCGAAAATTTCTTTGCAAAGAACTGAATGTAGAAGACACAGAAGAAACAATTCAAATCCCACTTTTGTATTCTGTTTTGGAagcttttgtaaaacaaaacagaatcGGAAATTCACAAAGAACTGGCTTGTGCAGAAATACACCTGATTCCTGA